The following coding sequences are from one Rutidosis leptorrhynchoides isolate AG116_Rl617_1_P2 chromosome 11, CSIRO_AGI_Rlap_v1, whole genome shotgun sequence window:
- the LOC139875853 gene encoding uncharacterized protein: protein MFEIGEHLVVGCDKSLQKFYDRFSKKKKKKNSVRDIKDGLVVLDKVGDLGGEKFPGYHNNFVPKKVEVFIWRARKKRLPALCELDKRGIDLNSVQCQLCDDDIETVEHALVFCKHVIEIWEKVFDWWGVKLLSSISINELFQGPSNIAMSDFGIKLWQAITWTSGYLIWHNRNQKIFNNKSWNPPIALCEIQLKSFEWVAKRCREKKIEWHNWIHNPHIFLV, encoded by the exons ATGTTCGAGATTGGTGAGCATTTGGTGGTTGGATGTGACAAGAGCCTGCAGAAATTTTACGATAGGTtttcaaagaagaagaagaagaagaatagtgTAAGAGATATCAAAGATGGTTTGGTTGTTCTTGATAAAGTGGGTGATCTTGGAGGGGAG aaattcccgggttatcACAATAATTTTGTTCCAAAAAAGGTGGAAGTTTTCATATGGAGGGCGAGAAAAAAGAGGTTACCGGCATTGTGCGAATTAGATAAACGTGGTATTGATTTGAATAGCGTTCAGTGTCAACTTTGCGACGATGATATCGAAACGGTTGAGCATGCGTTAGTCTTTTGCAAACATGTAATAGAAATTTGGGAAAAGGTTTTCGATTGGTGGGGAGTGAAACTTCTATCCTCGATTAGCATCAATGAGTTATTCCAAGGTCCATCAAATATTGCGATGTCGGATTTTGGTATCAAACTGTGGCAAGCGATTACTTGGACGTCCGGATATCTCATATGGCATAATCGAAACCAAAAAATCttcaataataaaagttggaatcCCCCGATTGCGCTATGTGAGATACAATTAAAATCGTTTGAATGGGTCGCTAAGAGATGTAGAGAAAAGAAGATCGAGTGGCACAATTGGATTCACAATCCACATATTTTCCTAGTTTAG